GCAACGGCAAACGTCATTGCGATACGGTGATCCATAGAACAATTAATGTTTGTGCCGTAAAGTACAGGGATTGTATTATTACTGCGGCTATTGATAATAAAGCCATCTTCTGTATCTATGATATCAGCACCCATAGCACCTAAGTTTTCCGTCATAATAGCGATACGGTCAGATTCTTTTACACGAAGTTCGTGTGCATCTTTGATAATGGTCTGCCCCTTTGCAAAACATGCCATAAGGGCAATGACAGGAAGTTCGTCGATAAGAGCAGGGATAATATCTCCTTCTACAATTGTTCCTCGAAGGCTGCTTGTTTTTACAAGAAGATCAGCAACTGGTTCCCCGCCCTCTTCTCTGGCATTTAATAATGTGATATCAGCGCCCATATCCTGGCATACTTTCAAAATTCCAGCACGCGTGTCATTGATACCGACATTATTTATTGTGATTTCAGAATTTGGCGTAATCAGGGCGGCTACAATAAAGAAAGCGGCAGAAGAAATATCGCCGGGAACTTCGATATGCTGTCCATGCAAAGTTTCAGGTGGAGTAATGGTGCAAGTGTTTTTATCTGATACGATATTGGCTCCAAAAGAACGAAGCATACGTTCTGTGTGATCTCTGGAAAGTGCCGGCTCAGTCACGCTTGTTTTTCCATTAGCATACAGTCCAGCAAGCAGTACACAGGATTTTACCTGAGCAGAAGCAACAGGTGAATCATAGTGAATGGCGTTTAGAGAACGGCCTTTGATGGAAAGTGGTGCACAGCCAGTATCGTGAATACTTGTAATATCAGCGCCCATCATAGAAAGAGGTTTCATAATCCGTCCCATAGGGCGGGAATTTAAAGAAGCATCGCCGCTTAAAACAGTATCAAAGTTCTGACCGGCAAGGATTCCGGAAATAAGACGGGTTGTTGTGCCGCTATTTCCGACATCTAAAGTTTCTTCCGGTTTGTGAAGACCATGAAGCCCCTTTCCATGAACATAAATCGTGTCTTCTTTTTCTTCAATAGAAATTCCCGTTTTGCGAAAACAGTCAATAGTAGAAAGACAATCAGCTCCTTTTAAAAATCCATGGATGGTAGTTGTTCCTTCTGCAAGTGAGCCAAACATAATGGCTCTGTGGCTGATGGATTTATCTCCGGGAACACGAAGAGTTCCTTTAAGGCCGGTAATTCTTGTTATTTTTTTCATAAATAAATCCTCACTTTATGTAAATTTATCTCAGTCGAGAAGGCTCCCACCTATTTCAGGTGGTGAGTGACAGCGACTCGACTTGAAAAATAGTCATGTACATGTTTGTAATAAAAATGCGTAATACAGATCAGCGAATATGTACAATGTAATTTCTCTCTTCTAACACCTGCGCCCCTTTTTGGCAGGATT
This Anaerobutyricum hallii DNA region includes the following protein-coding sequences:
- the aroA gene encoding 3-phosphoshikimate 1-carboxyvinyltransferase, with protein sequence MKKITRITGLKGTLRVPGDKSISHRAIMFGSLAEGTTTIHGFLKGADCLSTIDCFRKTGISIEEKEDTIYVHGKGLHGLHKPEETLDVGNSGTTTRLISGILAGQNFDTVLSGDASLNSRPMGRIMKPLSMMGADITSIHDTGCAPLSIKGRSLNAIHYDSPVASAQVKSCVLLAGLYANGKTSVTEPALSRDHTERMLRSFGANIVSDKNTCTITPPETLHGQHIEVPGDISSAAFFIVAALITPNSEITINNVGINDTRAGILKVCQDMGADITLLNAREEGGEPVADLLVKTSSLRGTIVEGDIIPALIDELPVIALMACFAKGQTIIKDAHELRVKESDRIAIMTENLGAMGADIIDTEDGFIINSRSNNTIPVLYGTNINCSMDHRIAMTFAVAGLNADGETIITDSDCVDVSYPGFFTQLEQLFSQN